In Sporichthya polymorpha DSM 43042, a genomic segment contains:
- a CDS encoding condensation domain-containing protein translates to MRWLDECAALGADVDGFSQTMVVATPAGLPRDRLTAALQALLDRHDVLRARIVRSGPDGAGSFVVPPRGSVDAASLLTVRQSIGLSPVALDELAAAEGAAAARRLDPAAGVLLAATWFDAGADGPGRLLLAVQHWVMDGVTWRVLLPELAAAAAGEPAPDPTTPFGRWSDVLHAEAMRPERVAELERWTAALDGADPQLGARALDRLGDLDTVTRLTLTLPPDVTEPLLSSVPAVFHGGVNDVLLTGFALAVADWRAGRGTADASDVLIALEGHGREEQVAEGTGTTVDLSRTAGWFTTVFPVRLDPGDVDRADALAGGPAAGAAVKRVKEQLRAIPDAGIGYGLLRHLNPETETVLARYAAPQISFNYLGRFAVGRDREPWAPVAGAGMLAGGADEAMPVVPYALEVNAFTADTAAGPELGVSWAFPTALFDPADVRVLAEGWFTALRGLARHAEGPGAGGHTPSDLSLVSLSQEEIEEFEAEWL, encoded by the coding sequence ATGCGCTGGCTCGACGAGTGCGCGGCCCTGGGTGCGGACGTCGACGGCTTCAGCCAGACGATGGTCGTCGCCACCCCGGCCGGACTTCCCCGCGACCGGCTCACCGCCGCGCTCCAGGCCCTGCTCGACCGGCACGACGTCCTGCGGGCCCGCATCGTGCGCTCCGGGCCGGACGGCGCCGGGTCGTTCGTGGTCCCGCCGCGCGGTTCGGTGGATGCCGCCTCGCTGCTGACGGTACGTCAGAGCATCGGTCTGTCCCCGGTCGCGCTGGACGAGCTCGCCGCCGCGGAGGGAGCGGCCGCCGCGCGCCGGCTCGACCCCGCGGCCGGCGTCCTGCTCGCCGCGACCTGGTTCGACGCCGGTGCCGACGGCCCCGGCCGCCTCCTGCTCGCAGTGCAGCACTGGGTCATGGACGGCGTCACCTGGCGCGTCCTGCTGCCCGAACTCGCCGCGGCGGCGGCGGGTGAGCCGGCCCCGGACCCGACCACGCCGTTCGGGCGCTGGTCGGACGTGCTCCACGCCGAGGCGATGCGGCCCGAGCGGGTCGCCGAGCTCGAGCGGTGGACGGCCGCCCTCGACGGGGCCGACCCGCAGCTCGGCGCCCGGGCGCTCGACCGGCTGGGCGACCTCGACACCGTCACTCGCCTGACGCTGACCCTGCCGCCGGACGTCACCGAGCCGCTGCTGTCGTCGGTGCCCGCGGTCTTCCACGGCGGCGTCAACGACGTCCTGCTCACCGGGTTCGCGCTCGCCGTCGCCGACTGGCGCGCCGGGCGCGGGACGGCGGACGCCTCCGACGTGCTCATCGCGCTGGAGGGGCACGGGCGTGAGGAACAGGTCGCCGAGGGCACCGGGACGACCGTCGACCTCTCCCGCACCGCGGGGTGGTTCACGACCGTGTTCCCGGTCCGGCTCGACCCCGGCGACGTCGACCGCGCGGACGCGCTCGCCGGCGGTCCGGCCGCGGGCGCGGCGGTGAAACGGGTGAAGGAGCAGCTGCGCGCGATCCCGGACGCCGGCATCGGCTACGGGCTGCTGCGTCACCTCAACCCGGAGACGGAGACGGTGCTCGCGCGCTACGCCGCACCGCAGATCAGCTTCAACTACCTCGGGCGGTTCGCCGTCGGCCGGGACCGGGAGCCGTGGGCCCCGGTCGCGGGCGCGGGCATGCTCGCCGGCGGCGCCGACGAGGCGATGCCCGTCGTGCCCTACGCGCTCGAGGTCAACGCGTTCACGGCGGACACCGCCGCGGGACCGGAGCTCGGCGTCAGCTGGGCGTTCCCCACCGCGCTGTTCGACCCGGCCGACGTGCGGGTCCTCGCCGAAGGCTGGTTCACGGCCCTGCGGGGCCTCGCGCGCCACGCCGAAGGACCCGGCGCGGGCGGGCACACGCCCTCGGACCTGTCGCTGGTGTCACTGAGTCAGGAAGAGATCGAGGAGTTCGAGGCGGAATGGCTGTGA
- a CDS encoding lysine N(6)-hydroxylase/L-ornithine N(5)-oxygenase family protein: MEDGTFDLIGVGAGPSNLALAIAVEERAAEPAGVRARFLERSARFGWHRDMLLDDTTMQVSFLKDLVTLRNPTSDFSFLSFLHARARLVDFINHKTLFPLREEFHDYLSWVAARVADQIRYDHEVLAVRPVRSGRGGPDGRGAITELEVLARRGDATAVSARTRNLVLGTGLVPRLPDGVTASNRIWHNAHMLTRLQDLDPVAPGRFVVVGAGQSAAEVTAYLHDRYPDTEVCAVFSRFGYSPADDSPFANRVFDPEAVEEFYAAPADVKRMILDYHGNTNYSVVDLELIQDLYHRAYREKVLGRHRLHCFNVSRVADVVEGPDGLSVDIVSMTTGQKTQLTADAIVFCTGYDPVDPAALLGNLVGHCRRDLDGRYRVQRDYRLETSPELQVGIYLQGGTEHSHGLTSSLLSNIAIRAGEILDSVSRRTRSLVG, translated from the coding sequence TTGGAGGACGGAACGTTCGACCTGATCGGGGTGGGGGCCGGCCCGTCCAACCTGGCGCTCGCGATCGCGGTGGAGGAGCGGGCTGCGGAACCGGCCGGGGTCCGGGCGAGATTTCTGGAGCGCTCGGCGCGGTTCGGGTGGCACCGCGACATGCTGCTCGACGACACGACGATGCAGGTCTCGTTCCTCAAGGACCTCGTGACGCTGCGGAACCCGACCAGCGACTTCAGCTTCCTGTCGTTCCTGCACGCCCGGGCCCGCCTCGTCGACTTCATCAATCACAAGACGCTGTTCCCGCTCCGCGAGGAGTTCCACGACTACCTCTCCTGGGTCGCGGCCCGGGTGGCCGACCAGATCCGCTACGACCACGAGGTGCTCGCGGTCCGGCCGGTGCGGTCGGGGCGCGGCGGCCCGGACGGTCGGGGCGCGATCACCGAGCTCGAGGTCCTCGCCCGGCGGGGTGACGCCACCGCGGTGTCGGCGCGGACGCGCAACCTCGTCCTCGGCACGGGGCTGGTCCCGCGGCTGCCGGACGGCGTCACCGCGTCGAACCGGATCTGGCACAACGCGCACATGCTCACCCGGCTGCAGGACCTCGACCCGGTGGCGCCGGGGCGATTCGTCGTTGTGGGCGCCGGACAGAGTGCGGCCGAGGTCACCGCGTACCTGCACGACCGCTACCCGGACACCGAGGTGTGCGCGGTCTTCTCGCGCTTCGGCTACAGCCCGGCCGACGACAGCCCCTTCGCGAACCGGGTCTTCGACCCCGAGGCCGTGGAGGAGTTCTACGCCGCGCCGGCGGACGTCAAGCGGATGATCCTCGACTACCACGGCAACACGAACTACTCGGTCGTGGACCTCGAGCTGATCCAGGACCTCTACCACCGGGCGTACCGCGAGAAGGTGCTCGGTCGGCACCGTCTGCACTGCTTCAACGTCTCGCGGGTCGCGGACGTCGTCGAGGGCCCCGACGGGCTGAGCGTCGACATCGTTTCCATGACGACGGGTCAGAAGACGCAGCTGACGGCTGACGCGATCGTCTTCTGCACGGGGTACGACCCGGTCGACCCGGCGGCCCTGCTCGGGAACCTCGTCGGGCACTGCCGACGTGACCTCGACGGCCGGTACCGCGTGCAACGGGACTACCGCCTGGAGACCTCGCCGGAACTGCAGGTGGGCATCTACCTCCAGGGCGGCACCGAGCACTCGCACGGGCTGACCTCGTCGCTGCTGTCGAACATCGCCATCCGCGCCGGCGAGATCCTCGACTCGGTCTCCCGGCGCACCCGTTCGCTCGTGGGCTGA
- a CDS encoding ABC transporter ATP-binding protein, with protein MQQQDDGATDPGNDEQPDRVIDGVIDGVTDGRSVLRSALGRQRRWVGAAGALFICHQAGEALVPVLIGVIIDEAVATGDGSRLLAWLGALAAVFAFLSFGYRLGARCAERASEQAAHDLRLRLAERVLDDRGGAETGRLPGALAGLATSDTAKVGILAFAVPGGIAALAGLLVGGAALLRLSVPLGLVVLLGAPPMLWLVNLLGKPLEARSSEQQERAAASFGVAADLVAGLRVLKGVGAEPAAVARYRRVSQDSLQATLRAARADAAYEAAMIAMTGLFLAGVALLGGYLATKDDITVGELVAAVGLAQFLIGPMQAMAWVGSELAAARASSRRIAEVLSSAPAIAGGTAGPDRPVRGEVELRAVRSGSLAGLDLRVGSGELVGVAADPADARALLRCLARETDPDGGAVLLDGRPLTDLDPGPLRRTLLVAAHDAHLFEGSLLDNVLDGRGTGASDRDPAAVRAALTAGGADEVAEALPEGVATTVGERGRGLSGGQRQRVALARALAADSPVLVLHDPTTAVDAATEARLAAGIRDLRRGRTTVLLTTSPALLAVTDRVALVRAGRVDEVGTHADLVLRSAGYRELVLR; from the coding sequence GTGCAGCAGCAGGACGACGGGGCGACCGACCCGGGAAACGACGAGCAGCCCGACCGGGTGATCGACGGGGTGATCGACGGGGTGACCGACGGCCGGTCCGTCCTCCGGAGCGCGCTGGGCCGCCAGCGTCGCTGGGTGGGCGCCGCGGGCGCGTTGTTCATCTGCCACCAGGCGGGCGAGGCGCTGGTCCCCGTGCTGATCGGCGTGATCATCGACGAGGCCGTCGCCACGGGGGACGGGTCCCGGCTGCTCGCCTGGCTCGGCGCACTGGCCGCCGTGTTCGCGTTCCTCTCGTTCGGCTACCGACTGGGCGCCCGGTGCGCGGAGCGCGCGTCCGAGCAGGCCGCGCACGACCTGCGGCTCCGTCTGGCCGAACGGGTCCTCGACGACCGCGGCGGGGCCGAGACGGGGCGGCTCCCGGGTGCCCTCGCCGGCCTCGCGACCTCCGACACCGCCAAGGTCGGCATCCTCGCCTTCGCGGTCCCCGGCGGCATCGCGGCGCTGGCCGGCCTGCTGGTCGGCGGCGCGGCCCTGCTGCGGCTGTCGGTGCCGCTCGGGCTGGTCGTCCTGCTCGGGGCTCCCCCGATGCTCTGGCTGGTCAACCTGCTCGGCAAGCCGTTGGAGGCCCGTAGCTCCGAGCAGCAGGAACGCGCCGCGGCGTCGTTCGGCGTCGCCGCCGATCTGGTCGCCGGGCTGCGGGTCCTCAAGGGCGTCGGCGCCGAACCCGCCGCGGTCGCGCGGTACCGGCGGGTCAGCCAGGACTCGCTGCAGGCGACGCTGCGGGCCGCCCGGGCCGACGCCGCCTACGAGGCCGCGATGATCGCGATGACCGGCCTGTTCCTCGCCGGCGTCGCCCTCCTCGGCGGCTACCTCGCGACGAAGGACGACATCACCGTCGGCGAGCTCGTCGCTGCCGTCGGCCTCGCGCAGTTCCTGATCGGCCCCATGCAGGCGATGGCGTGGGTCGGGTCCGAGCTCGCGGCGGCCCGGGCCTCCTCCCGCCGGATCGCCGAGGTGCTCAGCTCGGCGCCCGCGATCGCGGGTGGCACGGCCGGCCCCGACCGACCGGTGCGCGGCGAGGTCGAGCTGCGGGCCGTCCGCAGCGGGTCCCTGGCGGGGCTGGACCTGCGGGTCGGCTCCGGCGAGCTCGTCGGCGTCGCGGCCGATCCCGCCGACGCTCGCGCGCTGCTGCGGTGCCTGGCCCGGGAGACCGATCCCGACGGGGGCGCCGTTCTGCTCGACGGCCGCCCGCTCACCGACCTCGACCCGGGTCCGCTGCGCCGGACCCTGCTGGTCGCCGCCCACGACGCACACCTGTTCGAGGGCAGCCTGCTCGACAACGTCCTCGACGGGCGCGGGACCGGCGCCTCCGATCGCGACCCCGCCGCGGTCCGGGCGGCGCTGACCGCGGGCGGCGCCGACGAGGTCGCCGAGGCACTGCCGGAGGGCGTCGCGACCACGGTCGGCGAACGCGGCCGCGGCCTGTCGGGCGGGCAGCGGCAGCGGGTCGCTCTGGCCCGCGCCCTGGCGGCCGACTCCCCCGTCCTCGTCCTGCACGACCCGACGACGGCCGTCGACGCCGCGACCGAGGCGCGCCTCGCCGCCGGGATCCGCGACCTGCGGCGCGGCCGGACCACCGTCCTGCTCACCACGAGCCCGGCGCTGCTCGCCGTGACCGACCGCGTGGCGCTCGTCCGCGCGGGCCGGGTCGACGAGGTCGGCACCCACGCCGATCTGGTCCTCCGCTCGGCCGGCTACCGGGAGTTGGTGCTCCGATGA
- a CDS encoding ABC transporter ATP-binding protein codes for MSGTEMSGTGMSGTNRRLPVAPGRRTWAALRTLARPHRTLAVTALLTAVAATTVYLLTAPVLGNIVDRVIEDRPASALTGPITLLVAIAFGYAALAMVSIVLIARLGEQILAGLREQFVERALALPLEQVEAAGSGDLTSRVTNDVSVISQGIRQALPEFTRAALTIALTVVGLAVLDWRFALAALLAAPIQVITVRWYLRNAPPLYAKQRAAVGDLQQELLDSISGAPTVRAFGLRRAHLAKVTARSRHSVDLTLAAVRLQTRFFARLNLAELVGLSAVLATGYVLVENGDVTVGAASAAALYFANLFNPINVALASLDEAQSAAASLARLVGVLDLPGEPEPADPAAPPTDPARVDVEGVGHAYVPGHDVLDRVDLSVAAGERVAVVGTSGAGKTTLAKLVAGVHTPTRGRIRLDGIDAADLGAAGVRRTVALVTQEVHVFAGPLADDLRLVRPDATDEDLRRALTTVGAAEWVDLLPAGLATEVGEGGHELTVAQAQQLALARLLLVDPPVAILDEATAEAGSAGARALEAAATEAMAGRTALVVAHRLTQAATADRVVVLDAGRVVEVGTHDDLVAAGGVYARLWSAWSAERSDSR; via the coding sequence ATGAGCGGGACCGAGATGAGCGGGACCGGGATGAGCGGGACCAACCGGCGCCTGCCGGTCGCCCCCGGCCGCCGGACCTGGGCCGCGCTGCGCACCCTGGCGCGCCCGCACCGGACGCTGGCGGTGACGGCCCTGCTGACCGCGGTCGCCGCGACGACCGTCTACCTGCTGACGGCACCCGTGCTCGGCAACATCGTCGACCGGGTCATCGAGGACCGGCCGGCCTCGGCGCTGACCGGCCCGATCACGCTGCTCGTCGCGATCGCGTTCGGCTACGCCGCGCTCGCGATGGTGAGCATCGTCCTGATCGCCCGCCTCGGCGAGCAGATCCTCGCCGGACTGCGCGAGCAGTTCGTCGAGCGTGCGCTCGCCCTGCCGCTGGAACAGGTCGAGGCCGCCGGCTCCGGCGACCTGACCTCCCGCGTCACCAACGACGTCTCGGTGATCAGCCAGGGCATCCGGCAGGCGCTGCCCGAGTTCACGCGCGCGGCGCTGACGATCGCGCTGACCGTCGTCGGCCTCGCGGTGCTCGACTGGCGCTTCGCGCTCGCCGCTCTCCTGGCGGCGCCGATTCAGGTGATCACCGTCCGCTGGTACCTGCGCAACGCGCCGCCGCTGTACGCGAAACAGCGCGCGGCGGTCGGCGACCTGCAGCAGGAACTGCTCGACTCGATCTCCGGCGCCCCGACGGTGCGCGCCTTCGGTCTGCGGCGCGCGCACCTGGCGAAGGTCACCGCGCGCTCGCGGCACTCGGTCGACCTGACGCTCGCGGCCGTCCGGCTGCAGACGCGCTTCTTCGCGCGGCTGAACCTGGCCGAGCTCGTCGGGCTGTCCGCGGTGCTGGCCACCGGCTACGTCCTGGTCGAGAACGGCGACGTGACCGTGGGAGCCGCGAGTGCCGCCGCGCTGTACTTCGCGAACCTGTTCAACCCGATCAACGTCGCGCTCGCCTCCCTCGACGAGGCGCAGTCGGCCGCCGCGAGCCTGGCCCGGCTCGTGGGTGTCCTCGATCTCCCGGGCGAGCCCGAACCGGCCGACCCGGCCGCGCCGCCCACCGACCCCGCCCGCGTCGACGTCGAGGGCGTCGGGCACGCCTACGTGCCCGGTCACGACGTCCTCGACCGCGTGGACCTGAGCGTCGCCGCGGGCGAACGGGTGGCGGTCGTCGGCACCAGCGGCGCGGGCAAGACGACGCTGGCCAAACTCGTCGCGGGCGTCCACACCCCGACCCGGGGGCGGATCCGGCTCGACGGCATCGACGCGGCGGACCTGGGCGCCGCCGGCGTGCGCCGCACGGTCGCGCTGGTGACCCAGGAGGTGCACGTGTTCGCCGGCCCGCTGGCCGACGACCTGCGCCTGGTCCGCCCGGACGCGACCGACGAGGACCTGCGCCGGGCGCTGACCACCGTCGGTGCGGCCGAGTGGGTGGATCTGCTCCCCGCGGGCCTGGCCACCGAGGTCGGCGAGGGCGGGCACGAGCTGACCGTGGCGCAGGCCCAGCAGCTGGCCCTGGCGCGGTTGCTGCTGGTGGACCCGCCGGTGGCGATCCTGGACGAGGCCACCGCCGAGGCCGGCAGCGCGGGCGCCCGGGCGCTGGAGGCGGCCGCGACCGAGGCGATGGCCGGGCGCACGGCGCTGGTCGTCGCGCACCGGCTGACGCAGGCCGCCACGGCCGATCGGGTGGTCGTCCTGGACGCCGGCCGGGTCGTCGAGGTGGGCACCCACGACGATCTCGTCGCCGCGGGCGGCGTGTACGCCCGGCTGTGGTCGGCGTGGTCGGCGGAACGTTCAGATTCGCGGTAG
- a CDS encoding FecCD family ABC transporter permease — protein MTVTHDRPDAPASAPASASAVPAKQRRRRPMIVLGLTVVIGVCIVLSIAIGAKPIPIGDVWAGLVSPEDSENDVIIRSLRVPRTILGLLVGAALGIAGALMQGHTRNPLADPGLLGVEAGAAFAVVLAIYSFGVTDTLGFVWFAFAGALVASLVVFSLGSLGQGAATPVTLALAGAAVSALLGSFTSALILMDRQTLDVFRFWQVGALTGRPTRVIWEVLPFLIVGLLLALYNAPALNLLSLGEDVARSLGQSVFTTRAIGIASITLLTGAAVAAAGPIGFVGLVVPHVARIFTGPDYRWLLPCSALLGGSLVLLTDTLGRVVVRPGEMQVGIIMALVGAPFFIWLVRRRRLAAL, from the coding sequence ATGACCGTGACGCACGACCGCCCCGACGCTCCGGCGTCGGCCCCGGCGTCGGCGTCGGCGGTGCCGGCCAAGCAGCGGCGGCGCCGGCCGATGATCGTGCTCGGCCTGACCGTCGTGATCGGTGTCTGCATCGTGCTCTCGATCGCCATCGGCGCGAAGCCGATCCCGATCGGCGACGTCTGGGCCGGGCTGGTGAGCCCGGAGGACAGCGAGAACGACGTCATCATCCGCTCGCTCCGGGTGCCGCGGACGATCCTCGGTCTGCTGGTCGGAGCCGCGCTCGGCATCGCCGGGGCGCTCATGCAGGGGCACACGCGCAACCCGCTCGCCGATCCGGGCCTGCTCGGGGTCGAGGCCGGAGCCGCGTTCGCCGTCGTCCTGGCGATCTACTCCTTCGGCGTCACCGACACCCTCGGCTTCGTCTGGTTCGCGTTCGCGGGGGCGCTGGTCGCCTCGTTGGTGGTGTTCTCGCTCGGCTCGCTGGGCCAGGGCGCCGCGACACCGGTGACGCTCGCCCTGGCGGGCGCAGCCGTCTCCGCCCTGCTCGGGTCCTTCACGTCCGCGCTGATCCTGATGGATCGGCAGACCCTCGACGTGTTCCGGTTCTGGCAGGTCGGTGCGCTGACCGGCCGGCCGACGCGCGTGATCTGGGAGGTCCTGCCCTTCCTGATCGTCGGGCTGCTCCTCGCGCTGTACAACGCACCCGCGCTGAACCTGCTCTCCCTCGGCGAGGACGTCGCGCGCAGCCTGGGCCAGTCGGTGTTCACGACCCGCGCCATCGGCATCGCGTCGATCACCCTGCTCACCGGCGCGGCCGTCGCCGCCGCCGGCCCGATCGGCTTCGTCGGGCTGGTGGTGCCGCACGTCGCGCGCATCTTCACCGGACCCGACTACCGCTGGCTGCTGCCGTGCTCCGCCCTGCTCGGCGGCTCCCTCGTGCTGCTCACCGACACTCTCGGGCGCGTCGTCGTGCGGCCCGGGGAGATGCAGGTCGGCATCATCATGGCGCTGGTCGGTGCACCGTTCTTCATCTGGCTCGTCCGCCGTCGTCGGTTGGCGGCGCTGTGA
- a CDS encoding FecCD family ABC transporter permease, which produces MSDTVQTPVAATTSGTEGGQPLETIATPAGPAVPGRRPFRLGPLVSGVWRPRFLIVALLGAVLALFALAANVGRGDYPISILDVLQVLAGGGDDSQRFIVMDLRLPRALTAVLVGAALGLSGAITASIARNALATPDILGITQGASAAAVAVILLGGSGGVIGTVGTQLGLPLAALAGGIATATLIYLLAYRRGIDGYRLVLVGIGVNAVLASVTSYLLIKARVEDAARAQVWMTGSLNGRGWEHVRPVAVALAILVPIALILVFVLGALQYSDDTVRGLGIRLNAARTGLLLCAVALAAVATACAGPIGFVAFVAPQAAIRVTGGSRPPLLASATFGAALVVASDVVARTMLGDLELPVGIVTSAIGAPFLLYLLAVNTRKVRL; this is translated from the coding sequence GTGAGCGACACCGTGCAGACTCCCGTCGCCGCCACCACGAGCGGCACCGAAGGCGGCCAACCGCTGGAGACGATCGCGACCCCGGCCGGCCCCGCGGTCCCCGGCCGCCGGCCGTTCCGCCTCGGCCCGCTGGTCTCGGGCGTGTGGCGGCCGCGCTTCCTGATCGTGGCGCTGCTCGGGGCGGTGCTGGCGCTGTTCGCGCTGGCCGCCAACGTCGGCCGCGGCGACTACCCGATCTCCATCCTCGACGTCCTCCAGGTGCTGGCCGGTGGCGGCGACGACTCGCAGCGGTTCATCGTCATGGACCTGCGTCTGCCGCGGGCACTCACCGCGGTGCTCGTGGGCGCCGCGCTCGGCCTCTCCGGCGCCATCACGGCCTCGATCGCGCGCAACGCCCTCGCGACGCCCGACATCCTCGGCATCACGCAGGGCGCGAGCGCGGCCGCCGTCGCCGTGATCCTGCTCGGCGGCTCCGGCGGCGTCATCGGCACCGTCGGCACCCAACTCGGGCTCCCCCTCGCGGCGCTGGCCGGCGGCATCGCGACCGCGACGTTGATCTACCTGCTCGCCTATCGACGAGGCATCGACGGGTACCGACTGGTGCTCGTCGGCATCGGCGTCAACGCGGTGCTGGCGTCGGTCACCAGCTACCTGCTGATCAAGGCCCGGGTCGAGGACGCCGCGCGCGCGCAGGTCTGGATGACCGGCAGCCTGAACGGCCGCGGCTGGGAGCACGTGCGCCCGGTGGCGGTGGCCCTGGCGATCCTCGTCCCGATCGCGCTGATCCTCGTCTTCGTCCTCGGTGCGCTGCAGTACAGCGACGACACCGTGCGGGGTCTGGGCATCCGGCTCAACGCCGCCCGGACCGGACTGCTGCTCTGCGCGGTCGCCCTCGCGGCCGTCGCCACCGCGTGCGCCGGCCCGATCGGCTTCGTCGCATTCGTCGCCCCGCAGGCGGCGATCCGCGTCACCGGCGGCTCGCGACCACCGCTGCTCGCGTCCGCCACGTTCGGGGCGGCGCTGGTGGTCGCGTCCGACGTCGTCGCCCGCACGATGCTCGGAGACCTCGAGCTCCCCGTCGGGATCGTGACCTCCGCCATCGGGGCGCCTTTCCTGCTCTACCTGCTGGCCGTCAACACGCGGAAGGTGCGCCTGTGA